The window CGCAGTGTGGTATTCTTGTTGTTAGAGGTGAATGTTATGAACAATAAGGAACTGCAACAGCTTGTTAATCGAATTTCATTAGAAAGCTTTCATAAACCATTTCTGCATCAAGCTTATTTTAATGGTAGATTACGTTCAACAGGTGGACGCTATCTATTACAATCACACCATATTGAAATAAATCCTAAGGCGTTTGAAATATATGGTGTAAGGGAAGTAGAAGGAATAGTTCGTCATGAGCTATGTCACTATCATCTCCACTTAGGAGGGAAAGGCTATCAACATCGTGACAAAGATTTCCGAGATTTATTAAAAAAGGTGAACGCACCTCGCTTTTGTTCGACATTGCAAACATCTACAACTACGAGTAAAAAACAGCGCACTCTTTATACATATACATGTGTAAAATGTCAGCAGATTTATATTAGAAAGATTAAATTAAATGTGAAGAAGTACTGCTGTGGCAAGTGCACAGGTCCATTAAAACTGAAGGAATAAAAAATATTTAAGAAAAAAGTTGACGTTTTCATAAGATGTCCCTATAATAGTAAAAGTCCACAAGATAATAATGACAAATCAATATTAATTATTCCGAAGTAGCTCAGTTGGTAGTAGCACCTGACTGTTAATCAGGTTGTCGCAGGTTCGAGTCCTGCCTTCGGAGCCATGGCCCCTTGGTCAAGCGGTTAAGACACCGCCCTTTCACGGCGGTAACACGGGTTCGAATCCCGTAGGGGTCATTTTTGAAAAAATAATAAAAAACAAGGTCCCGTGGTGTAGCGGTTAACATGCCTGCCTGTCACGCAGGAGATCGCCGGTTCGATC of the Lysinibacillus fusiformis genome contains:
- a CDS encoding SprT family protein gives rise to the protein MNNKELQQLVNRISLESFHKPFLHQAYFNGRLRSTGGRYLLQSHHIEINPKAFEIYGVREVEGIVRHELCHYHLHLGGKGYQHRDKDFRDLLKKVNAPRFCSTLQTSTTTSKKQRTLYTYTCVKCQQIYIRKIKLNVKKYCCGKCTGPLKLKE